Proteins found in one Methanospirillum hungatei JF-1 genomic segment:
- a CDS encoding zinc finger domain-containing protein yields MRRRKNRWWIKSIHDVPEERKIRLKAQDGPVGTSWYARDFVRAMEAVAEKKRLARGLDCARNHEASRLVFRPGWITIGISCSGYTIRDVDFSVTEFVKPEWDKLINTIAADASLTGALVSGDFSEHFVDELRRVGIDLIPSSGQGFYCYCNCGDHHDPCIHQIAARYFIAEALDDDPWNLLYIRGKSRDDVLNAVRQVKSVQTETVSNSGGTPVSGFFPSGISLPEKAAPTGFFTCEGEGPLVPIQRESVRVIPIKLLGRSPYYFGRENMADAVTELYSSIFSYADSILPDEKEEEE; encoded by the coding sequence ATGAGGAGACGCAAGAACCGATGGTGGATCAAATCCATTCATGATGTTCCTGAAGAAAGAAAGATCCGGCTGAAAGCTCAGGATGGCCCGGTTGGGACGTCATGGTATGCACGGGATTTTGTCAGGGCAATGGAGGCTGTTGCAGAGAAGAAACGGCTTGCCCGGGGCCTTGACTGTGCCAGGAATCATGAGGCTTCCAGACTGGTATTCAGGCCGGGATGGATTACGATCGGGATCAGTTGCTCCGGGTATACGATTCGTGATGTTGACTTTTCGGTTACCGAGTTCGTAAAGCCTGAATGGGATAAACTGATAAATACAATTGCTGCAGATGCATCTCTGACCGGGGCACTGGTATCCGGGGATTTCTCCGAACATTTTGTTGATGAACTCCGGCGTGTTGGTATTGACCTGATCCCCTCGAGTGGCCAGGGATTTTACTGCTATTGCAACTGCGGTGACCATCATGATCCCTGTATTCATCAGATCGCCGCACGATATTTTATTGCAGAGGCACTGGATGATGATCCCTGGAATCTTCTGTACATCAGGGGAAAGAGCAGAGATGATGTGTTGAATGCGGTACGGCAGGTCAAGTCGGTTCAAACAGAGACGGTGAGCAATAGTGGCGGGACACCGGTATCCGGATTTTTTCCTTCAGGGATCTCACTCCCAGAAAAGGCCGCTCCTACCGGGTTTTTCACCTGTGAAGGGGAGGGTCCACTTGTCCCAATCCAGAGAGAGTCGGTACGGGTCATTCCTATAAAGTTGCTTGGAAGATCTCCCTATTATTTTGGGAGAGAAAACATGGCAGATGCAGTTACAGAACTGTATTCCTCTATCTTTTCATATGCAGACTCAATTCTTCCCGATGAAAAGGAGGAAGAGGAGTGA
- a CDS encoding ATP-binding protein, which yields MIPHHTLKEVIADQLKRFTNQDPGIPRRIDPEQYRNKDRIVVISGVRRSGKSTFLKQLSLGFPSFLYLNADDDRLIGAAPEDLASLLFIWEELYPGVRTVFFDEIQNIPGWERVIRRMHDDGYRIFLTGSNAQMLSSELGTHLTGRYVRIELFPFGFDEYCTFHQFSWNPSGIHTTSESAAALRLFSQYIDDGGFPEYLKDPDPEILQRTFDDILFRDVIARYGIREVKSFRLLCRYLYSNMTREASLTSLASVVQMKSPVSLKNWIGYLEDTYLIGTLSPFEYSMKKQLSRNQKYYGIDTALRNAVSFRFSDDHGLLLENIVWLELRRRGYELYWLKGENECDFIVIEQGKVSMAMKVCWNLSDENREREFSGLMEACTPFHGSTGYLLTLHQEESPAGGIRVMPVWKWILER from the coding sequence ATGATCCCTCATCACACTCTGAAAGAAGTCATTGCAGATCAACTGAAACGATTTACGAATCAGGACCCTGGTATACCACGGAGAATCGATCCTGAACAATACCGTAACAAGGATAGGATTGTCGTCATTTCCGGAGTCAGAAGGTCTGGAAAATCCACTTTCCTGAAACAATTATCCCTTGGATTTCCCTCATTCTTATATCTGAATGCTGATGATGACCGGTTGATCGGTGCTGCTCCAGAGGATCTTGCATCCCTTCTTTTCATCTGGGAGGAATTATATCCTGGAGTAAGAACGGTCTTTTTTGATGAGATCCAGAACATCCCCGGATGGGAACGGGTTATAAGAAGGATGCATGATGATGGATACCGGATTTTCCTGACCGGATCAAATGCACAGATGCTCAGTAGTGAACTTGGAACCCATCTTACCGGGAGATATGTACGGATTGAACTTTTTCCCTTTGGATTTGATGAGTACTGCACATTTCATCAATTCTCGTGGAATCCATCAGGCATTCATACCACCAGTGAATCTGCTGCTGCTCTCCGGCTTTTCTCACAGTACATTGATGACGGGGGATTTCCAGAATATCTGAAAGATCCGGATCCGGAGATCCTGCAAAGAACATTTGATGATATTTTATTCCGTGATGTTATTGCCAGATATGGGATTCGTGAAGTCAAATCATTCCGATTATTATGCCGATATTTATATTCAAATATGACGAGAGAAGCAAGCCTTACCTCTCTGGCTTCTGTCGTGCAGATGAAAAGTCCTGTTTCCTTAAAGAACTGGATCGGATACCTGGAAGACACCTATCTTATCGGAACTCTCTCTCCCTTTGAATATTCAATGAAAAAACAACTCTCAAGGAACCAAAAATATTACGGAATCGATACCGCTCTCCGAAACGCTGTATCTTTCAGGTTTTCAGATGACCACGGCCTTCTCCTTGAAAATATTGTATGGCTGGAACTTCGCCGGAGAGGATATGAATTATACTGGCTGAAAGGAGAGAATGAATGTGATTTTATCGTAATTGAACAGGGAAAAGTGAGTATGGCGATGAAGGTATGCTGGAACCTGTCCGATGAAAACCGGGAACGGGAATTCAGTGGCCTTATGGAAGCATGCACCCCATTTCATGGATCAACGGGATATCTGCTCACACTCCACCAGGAAGAATCACCAGCAGGGGGGATTCGGGTCATGCCAGTCTGGAAGTGGATCCTGGAACGATAA
- a CDS encoding alpha/beta hydrolase, whose amino-acid sequence MKISNIPATLWGEKSNKLFIAVHGNLSHKEDTVIELLADEATRKGYQVLSFDLPEHGDRKTEGTPCKVQHCVQDLIEIGRYAQENWNEVSLFACSMGAYFSLLAYRDIELKTALFLSPVVDMERIIRNMMMWFQVTPEQLEKEGTIDTPVGQKLYWDYYCFVLEHPVDRWNVDTRILFGAKDNLVEFDTIHKFTEIFPCTLEIMDDGEHYFHTDEQLDVFKQWLEKNIE is encoded by the coding sequence ATGAAAATTAGCAATATCCCGGCTACCCTATGGGGCGAAAAGAGCAACAAACTATTCATTGCCGTTCACGGAAATCTATCTCATAAGGAAGATACCGTCATCGAACTTCTCGCAGATGAGGCTACTAGGAAGGGGTATCAGGTCCTGAGTTTTGATCTCCCGGAACATGGAGACCGGAAAACGGAAGGAACTCCGTGTAAGGTGCAGCATTGTGTCCAAGATCTCATAGAAATCGGGAGATATGCTCAGGAGAACTGGAATGAGGTATCGCTCTTTGCCTGCAGCATGGGAGCATATTTCAGCCTGTTAGCTTATCGTGATATTGAACTGAAAACAGCCCTTTTTCTCTCTCCGGTTGTTGATATGGAACGAATCATCAGAAATATGATGATGTGGTTTCAGGTAACTCCAGAGCAGTTGGAAAAAGAAGGGACGATAGACACCCCGGTCGGTCAGAAGCTGTATTGGGATTATTACTGCTTTGTGTTAGAGCACCCGGTTGACAGATGGAATGTTGATACCCGTATCTTATTTGGAGCAAAAGATAATCTGGTCGAATTTGATACGATACATAAGTTTACCGAAATATTTCCGTGTACCTTGGAAATTATGGATGATGGAGAGCATTATTTCCATACGGATGAGCAGTTAGACGTATTCAAACAGTGGCTGGAAAAGAATATTGAGTAG
- a CDS encoding adenosine deaminase family protein, translating to MIFFKKMPKGGDIHIHASGAMHPDDIINISVRHGLFVNPDDGQLVDLVTGQPYNYTNTQHLVPVSDAYNNSTLYSDLVRFWTMKDFPFTNQSGHDWFFNTFDLIDPVTYYDGDVIATIRDRAADENILYLELMTSQTNGDDVRKVLSTVDWDDNLSQLRDDLLHAGLAEIVERKVAKHSSYDQISGELSHPDGKNVTTRYIYEALRFYPKKEVFTDLLQAFEIANKSPVISGITLVGDEAAPYSADDYHLHMDMIAYLHSVYPDVFIELHAGELTGEIAEKKDLLFHIADAITIGNASRIGHGVAIQEEEGFENTLAIMREKDIPVEILLTSNEQILNISGPEHPVAVYLANDVPVILATDDPGVECTNLTQEYVIFTLNHPDVSYDEIKEINRNSIKYSFLPEDEKSELLTRLDNSLDEFEKAII from the coding sequence ATGATATTTTTTAAGAAGATGCCAAAAGGGGGTGATATCCATATTCATGCATCAGGAGCGATGCATCCGGATGATATCATCAATATATCAGTCCGGCATGGATTATTCGTAAATCCGGATGATGGTCAACTCGTGGATCTGGTGACCGGACAACCGTATAATTACACGAACACTCAGCATCTGGTTCCGGTTTCTGATGCATATAATAATTCCACATTGTATTCTGATCTTGTCAGGTTCTGGACGATGAAAGACTTTCCGTTTACTAACCAGTCTGGACATGACTGGTTTTTCAACACATTTGATCTCATTGATCCTGTTACGTATTATGACGGGGATGTAATTGCTACCATTCGCGACCGGGCTGCTGATGAGAATATACTCTATCTGGAACTGATGACATCGCAGACAAATGGGGACGATGTCCGGAAGGTATTATCCACGGTCGATTGGGATGATAACCTGTCTCAGCTCAGAGATGATCTCCTGCATGCCGGTCTTGCAGAAATAGTTGAACGAAAAGTTGCCAAACACTCATCATATGATCAGATTTCCGGGGAACTTTCTCATCCGGATGGAAAAAACGTTACCACCCGGTATATCTATGAGGCTCTCAGATTCTATCCGAAAAAGGAGGTTTTCACTGACCTCCTCCAGGCATTTGAGATTGCGAACAAATCACCCGTAATTTCCGGTATCACTTTGGTCGGGGATGAGGCTGCCCCGTATTCTGCAGATGATTATCATCTTCACATGGATATGATTGCCTATCTCCATTCGGTATACCCGGATGTGTTTATCGAGCTTCATGCCGGAGAATTAACCGGAGAGATTGCAGAAAAAAAGGATCTCCTGTTTCATATCGCTGATGCTATAACCATCGGGAATGCCTCCCGAATCGGTCATGGGGTTGCGATCCAGGAGGAAGAGGGCTTTGAAAATACCCTTGCTATTATGAGAGAGAAGGATATTCCTGTTGAGATCCTGCTGACCAGTAATGAACAGATTCTTAATATCAGTGGGCCTGAACACCCTGTTGCAGTTTATCTTGCCAATGATGTCCCGGTTATCCTTGCAACTGATGATCCGGGTGTTGAATGTACGAATTTAACCCAGGAATATGTTATATTCACTCTGAATCATCCGGATGTGTCATATGACGAGATAAAAGAGATAAACAGGAACAGTATCAAATATAGTTTTCTGCCTGAAGATGAGAAATCTGAACTCCTTACCCGGTTAGATAATAGCCTGGATGAGTTTGAAAAAGCGATAATTTAA
- a CDS encoding HEPN domain-containing protein, with protein MKNREIVKDWMTRAESNLYRARLGRVTEKILFEDLCYDCQQTAEKSLKGLLIALDIESPRTHNIGNLFRLLHNAGVFIPQPVLAGSALTEYAVNTRYPGDYDPVSEEDYENALLMAVEVFSWVRSKLSTLDGRNLYPDS; from the coding sequence ATGAAAAACCGGGAAATTGTTAAGGACTGGATGACCCGGGCAGAGAGTAATCTTTACCGGGCTCGACTAGGCAGAGTTACGGAAAAAATTTTATTTGAGGATCTCTGTTACGATTGTCAGCAGACTGCGGAAAAATCTCTCAAAGGTCTTCTCATCGCCTTGGATATTGAATCTCCCCGGACCCATAATATCGGGAATTTATTCAGATTGCTCCATAATGCCGGGGTATTTATTCCACAACCCGTTCTTGCAGGATCAGCTCTTACAGAATATGCCGTTAATACAAGATATCCGGGTGATTATGATCCGGTTTCTGAAGAAGATTATGAAAATGCACTTTTAATGGCAGTAGAGGTCTTTTCATGGGTCAGATCGAAATTATCAACATTGGATGGCCGAAACCTGTATCCTGATTCGTGA
- a CDS encoding nucleotidyltransferase domain-containing protein, whose product MNDSVLSHIIRIIVEAVDPDSIILFGSRATETANDYSDYDICILKSDVQERRKLSMQLYQLLWDTDAPVDILIETPDSFQKKKNNPHLIYREIAQSGKVLYEKPGNC is encoded by the coding sequence ATGAACGATTCTGTTCTCTCACATATTATCAGGATAATCGTGGAAGCTGTTGATCCTGATTCGATTATTCTCTTTGGATCCAGAGCAACAGAAACCGCCAATGATTATAGTGATTATGATATTTGTATTTTAAAATCGGATGTTCAGGAAAGAAGAAAACTATCAATGCAATTATATCAACTCTTATGGGATACGGACGCACCTGTTGATATTCTGATAGAAACGCCTGATTCTTTTCAGAAGAAAAAAAATAACCCTCATCTTATTTATCGGGAGATTGCCCAATCGGGGAAGGTTCTCTATGAAAAACCGGGAAATTGTTAA
- a CDS encoding alpha/beta fold hydrolase: MLASKYHVYMYDHRGMGYSSDSDKAPSMSQYAEDAAALMSALVHERMHVYGAFMGSSISQQLAIDHPDQVQKLILDSNTYSLLIPETKVLHSIIETVGGNTSEPQGLRNEAQANLEWNGSYDGLSGMNTDVMLVVGTEDVLTPDELSLQITGQINGSWLVRFKGLPHTGYHQAPVQYGQNALNFLAMNQSPV; the protein is encoded by the coding sequence ATTCTTGCCTCCAAATACCATGTGTACATGTATGATCACCGGGGAATGGGATACAGCAGTGATAGTGATAAAGCCCCCTCAATGTCACAATATGCGGAAGATGCTGCAGCCCTGATGTCTGCACTCGTACATGAGCGTATGCATGTATATGGGGCTTTTATGGGCTCCTCGATATCCCAACAACTGGCCATAGACCATCCTGACCAGGTACAGAAACTGATCCTTGATTCCAACACCTATAGTCTCCTTATTCCTGAAACAAAAGTCCTGCATAGTATAATTGAGACGGTGGGAGGCAATACTTCAGAGCCGCAGGGACTTCGGAATGAAGCACAGGCCAACCTTGAATGGAATGGATCATATGACGGACTTTCAGGAATGAATACGGATGTTATGCTTGTTGTCGGGACTGAAGATGTCCTGACTCCGGATGAGCTTTCTCTTCAGATTACCGGACAAATAAATGGTTCCTGGCTTGTGCGGTTTAAAGGTCTTCCCCATACCGGATACCATCAGGCACCGGTTCAATACGGCCAGAATGCCCTGAATTTCCTTGCTATGAATCAATCGCCCGTATGA
- a CDS encoding PKD domain-containing protein translates to MNPVYTYAQTCTYDVKLLLHVVIYNIYDTKTDVVDFWGVADYDGYITATGPSSISANFTATPVSGTPPLEVTFSDISDGSPSSWHWTFGDGTDSSEQNPVHIYQGIGRYTVSLEVKGPAGGGAVRKTAFINVNSEPSLGPSGMVRVYSEPSGADIYVDGVKQGQTPADSLIVRTGLHTLLVRLDGYQDWTGTVQVGQGEMKFIPTIKLHKK, encoded by the coding sequence ATGAACCCGGTGTACACATATGCACAAACCTGCACGTATGACGTGAAACTCCTGCTCCACGTGGTTATCTACAACATCTACGATACCAAGACCGATGTCGTTGATTTCTGGGGAGTTGCGGATTATGATGGGTATATCACGGCAACCGGCCCATCTTCTATATCTGCCAATTTCACGGCGACACCGGTTTCTGGAACTCCGCCGCTGGAGGTTACATTCTCCGATATCTCGGATGGCTCTCCGTCTTCCTGGCACTGGACATTCGGAGACGGGACCGATTCGAGCGAACAGAATCCGGTCCACATCTACCAGGGGATCGGCAGATACACCGTCTCACTTGAAGTAAAAGGGCCTGCAGGAGGCGGGGCGGTCAGAAAAACAGCATTCATCAATGTGAATAGCGAACCTTCCCTTGGACCATCGGGGATGGTTCGGGTCTATTCAGAACCGTCTGGTGCAGATATTTACGTGGATGGAGTGAAACAGGGGCAGACACCGGCTGATTCCCTGATTGTCAGGACAGGACTCCATACCCTGCTCGTTCGTCTGGATGGGTATCAGGACTGGACCGGAACTGTCCAGGTGGGTCAGGGGGAGATGAAGTTCATCCCGACAATAAAACTCCACAAAAAATAA
- a CDS encoding SAM-dependent methyltransferase has translation MDQKAFEIFIPTCSPMDVTLICSMFEGLPRQGPGLDEATAFAFSFLPPDAKRGKILDIGCGSGMQDLTLARICPDCQITATDLHQPFLDDLTRRAQKAGLDGRITTRRASMDNLPFDEKSFDIIWAEGSAFIIGILPALQTWKKFLKPGGYMMISDCTWFTDSPSEECAQFMHEISPDMPTVAQAEEMIRAEGYSLVGSFRLPDTGWYTHYYNPLAARLGMLKEKYAGNQDAQFIIQGLEMEMNIFRKYSKEYGYTYFIMKKSQ, from the coding sequence ATGGATCAGAAAGCATTTGAAATCTTCATTCCAACGTGTTCCCCCATGGATGTAACACTTATCTGTTCAATGTTTGAAGGATTGCCCCGGCAGGGTCCGGGTCTTGACGAAGCAACAGCATTTGCCTTCTCTTTTCTTCCTCCTGATGCCAAACGGGGGAAGATACTGGATATCGGGTGTGGATCCGGTATGCAGGATCTGACTCTTGCCCGGATCTGTCCGGATTGTCAGATTACTGCTACAGATCTCCATCAGCCGTTTCTGGATGATCTCACCCGCCGGGCACAGAAAGCCGGACTTGACGGGAGAATTACGACCCGTCGGGCTTCAATGGATAATCTGCCATTTGATGAAAAGTCATTTGATATCATCTGGGCAGAAGGTTCAGCGTTTATCATTGGTATTCTCCCGGCCCTGCAGACGTGGAAGAAATTCCTAAAACCGGGCGGGTACATGATGATCTCTGACTGTACCTGGTTTACCGATTCTCCTTCAGAAGAATGTGCACAGTTCATGCATGAGATCTCTCCAGATATGCCAACCGTGGCACAAGCAGAGGAGATGATACGGGCAGAGGGGTATTCATTAGTTGGGTCATTCCGGCTTCCTGATACCGGCTGGTATACCCATTATTACAATCCTCTTGCTGCCCGGCTTGGAATGCTCAAAGAAAAGTATGCCGGGAATCAGGATGCACAGTTCATCATCCAGGGACTGGAGATGGAGATGAACATCTTCCGGAAATATTCAAAAGAGTATGGATATACGTATTTCATCATGAAAAAATCGCAATAG
- a CDS encoding HNH endonuclease → MNQSGESVLNHTGLCRWCEMPLDSEHSFDSCCSSQCRDLFYSWVEQEHASIRGRRPQYWNVIRRQILERDGYRCQICGEQRDLSVHHIIPLSEGGDSTASNLRVLCHSCHQQAHGKRAVRDRTKKRFRIRIRYKPMFVPAVLACEWLWQDHRYCCYEMADDRV, encoded by the coding sequence ATGAATCAATCCGGTGAGTCTGTCCTGAACCACACCGGGCTCTGTCGCTGGTGTGAAATGCCTCTTGATTCTGAACACTCCTTTGATTCATGCTGCTCTTCCCAGTGCAGGGATCTTTTTTATTCATGGGTTGAGCAGGAACATGCATCCATCAGGGGAAGACGGCCACAGTATTGGAATGTTATCCGCAGGCAGATACTGGAGCGGGATGGGTACCGATGCCAGATATGCGGAGAACAGCGTGATCTTTCAGTGCATCATATAATCCCGCTCTCGGAAGGGGGAGATTCAACCGCGTCAAATCTTCGTGTTCTCTGTCATTCCTGTCATCAGCAGGCTCATGGGAAAAGAGCAGTACGGGATCGGACGAAAAAGCGTTTCCGCATCAGAATCCGGTATAAACCCATGTTTGTTCCGGCTGTGCTGGCCTGTGAATGGCTATGGCAGGATCACCGGTATTGCTGTTATGAGATGGCTGATGACCGGGTGTGA
- a CDS encoding HD domain-containing protein, whose product MNQTTRSCTKITVSDTDASSLYPSSYQDHIPEPDVRHSAGRRIEDHISSYPKASLAWELLIKVSHISVLWDMAAFTTTERLRMNDHGRIHAQVTAASALTILDLLCSSDIKPDIIKKGGDLDDAMLIVLVSALCHDIGNAIHRDSHLSHSMMLAQPILDMILPVIYPDPKTALLMSTVILSAIHSHHGDPKPLTIEGSIISVADASDMTKGRACHSTDISTASMHAISTLAIDDVIITRGLNRPVEIQILMSQLAGMFQIHETLIPKIHAGLLKEHINVYIPLQDQYIY is encoded by the coding sequence ATGAATCAAACCACCCGTTCATGCACGAAAATTACAGTATCTGATACCGATGCATCTTCCCTGTACCCATCTTCATATCAGGATCATATTCCTGAACCGGACGTCAGACACTCAGCAGGGAGGAGAATCGAAGACCATATCAGCTCATATCCGAAGGCCTCCCTTGCCTGGGAGTTATTAATAAAAGTCAGCCACATATCCGTCCTCTGGGACATGGCAGCCTTTACGACCACCGAACGACTCAGGATGAATGACCATGGAAGGATCCATGCACAGGTAACTGCTGCATCTGCTCTTACCATCCTGGATCTGCTCTGTTCATCTGATATTAAACCGGATATAATAAAAAAAGGGGGAGATTTGGATGATGCGATGCTCATAGTCCTGGTAAGTGCCCTGTGCCATGATATCGGGAATGCAATTCATCGGGATTCCCACCTCTCACACTCCATGATGCTGGCCCAGCCAATCCTTGATATGATCCTGCCGGTCATCTATCCTGACCCGAAAACCGCTCTGCTTATGAGTACAGTGATCCTCTCCGCTATTCATTCTCATCACGGAGATCCGAAACCTCTGACCATCGAAGGGAGTATTATCAGTGTTGCTGATGCCAGTGACATGACAAAGGGGCGTGCCTGTCATTCGACCGATATCTCCACTGCTTCCATGCATGCAATATCCACCCTGGCAATCGATGATGTGATAATCACCAGAGGACTAAATCGTCCGGTTGAGATCCAGATATTAATGTCCCAGCTGGCCGGGATGTTTCAGATTCATGAAACCCTGATACCAAAGATACATGCAGGGTTGTTAAAAGAACACATCAATGTCTATATTCCGCTTCAGGACCAGTACATCTATTAA
- a CDS encoding TMEM175 family protein, protein MKRSDYYERRGLDRIIGISDAVFAFSLTLLAIDLVVPDLQKQQDALLLQGLVDEYSRFLYFFLTFIITAAYWSNHHRIFRFIVGYDGILMRLNTFFLLFIIMMPFVTKLINEYGHIQLAVIIAAFGYAAPGILLGFIWHYASRRYLHINKDLPEDFVRLTRIKNYISPSIFLLSIPLSFIRPSFALYFWLFLFPAHIIADILFPDIIEDD, encoded by the coding sequence ATGAAAAGAAGTGATTATTACGAAAGACGAGGGCTGGACCGTATTATCGGAATTAGTGATGCGGTCTTTGCATTCTCCCTCACACTTCTGGCAATTGATCTGGTGGTTCCTGACCTGCAGAAACAACAGGATGCACTTCTGCTCCAGGGACTTGTTGATGAATACTCCCGGTTCCTCTACTTTTTTTTGACCTTTATCATCACCGCAGCATACTGGTCAAATCATCACCGGATTTTCAGATTTATTGTCGGCTATGACGGTATTCTGATGCGGCTGAATACGTTTTTCCTGCTGTTCATCATCATGATGCCGTTTGTCACGAAACTCATCAATGAGTATGGACATATCCAGCTGGCGGTAATCATTGCTGCATTCGGATATGCTGCTCCAGGAATTTTACTAGGTTTCATCTGGCATTATGCATCACGGAGATATCTGCATATCAATAAGGATCTGCCAGAGGATTTTGTCAGACTGACAAGAATAAAGAATTATATCAGTCCCAGTATCTTTCTCCTCTCAATTCCGCTCTCTTTTATCAGGCCGTCTTTCGCCCTCTATTTCTGGCTCTTCCTATTCCCTGCCCATATCATTGCTGATATTCTGTTTCCTGACATCATTGAGGATGATTAA
- a CDS encoding VIT1/CCC1 transporter family protein — protein MSERLFISRIKQSLAASYGEVVFGMSDGTVSILGLVLGVAAGADSADAVVLAGATGAIAASVSMMAGCFMEIESERDEEEEENQERIAAINKNPEGAVSDLMGLLQNSGLSQQTINFIHADISKNPATISGLEIAIAASQKTIGQKTSPVIHSIWMFLSDLFAGLTPVIPFVLFPMHTAWIICIVVTAVLLLLLGIGRARISNRSPVRTVAETMGIALAAALAGVIVGMLLS, from the coding sequence ATGTCGGAAAGGTTGTTTATATCCCGTATTAAACAATCGCTGGCCGCCTCATATGGCGAAGTGGTCTTTGGGATGTCAGATGGGACGGTCTCCATTCTGGGTCTGGTCCTTGGTGTTGCTGCAGGAGCGGACTCTGCAGATGCGGTCGTTCTTGCCGGTGCCACCGGAGCCATTGCAGCATCGGTCTCGATGATGGCCGGCTGCTTCATGGAGATTGAATCCGAGCGTGATGAAGAAGAGGAAGAGAACCAGGAGCGGATTGCAGCCATCAACAAGAACCCGGAAGGGGCGGTATCGGACCTGATGGGGCTGCTTCAGAATTCAGGCCTCTCACAACAGACCATCAACTTCATTCATGCAGATATTTCAAAAAACCCTGCCACCATATCCGGATTAGAGATCGCAATCGCTGCCAGTCAGAAGACCATAGGGCAGAAGACATCTCCGGTTATCCATTCAATCTGGATGTTTCTGTCAGATCTCTTTGCCGGTCTGACTCCGGTCATTCCCTTTGTCTTATTCCCGATGCACACCGCCTGGATCATCTGTATCGTGGTTACTGCAGTGCTGCTTCTGCTCCTTGGAATAGGCCGGGCACGGATAAGCAACAGAAGTCCTGTCCGGACGGTTGCGGAAACGATGGGAATTGCCCTTGCTGCCGCCCTTGCCGGTGTGATTGTCGGTATGCTGCTCTCATAA
- a CDS encoding MFS transporter, with the protein MNISAFSWRSIFGVNIPIGIIGIILGYYILPHKEPLFPDAKLDVPGILLFFIALSLLIIGLTTIEKNNPVMGSAFIIFSLACWALFIVQEQRTKEPLINLFLFKNRNYSVQSVGILLVQMGISGVLVIMPFYLEIVRAIPPDTTGLIVLALPVGMILTAPISGKMADVIGTKKPILVGFSLCAIAQFFLSTITADTRIGYIGLYLMLLGAGTGIAFSPLTTALMNESSVSDRAATSGLLRVMSNLGSTLGVAAVIFIAILAAGPKIAEVSSHLIPPSDLVFAFDFAFLFGMLISFAGLFLMLLVTPSEGTAHQ; encoded by the coding sequence TTGAATATTAGTGCGTTCTCATGGCGGTCTATCTTTGGAGTGAATATTCCGATTGGAATAATTGGGATAATCCTTGGATACTATATCCTTCCACACAAAGAGCCTCTTTTTCCTGATGCAAAGCTCGACGTTCCCGGGATTCTTTTGTTCTTTATTGCACTTTCATTGCTCATAATCGGACTGACCACAATCGAAAAGAATAATCCGGTGATGGGGAGTGCTTTCATCATTTTCTCACTGGCATGCTGGGCACTCTTCATAGTGCAGGAGCAAAGAACAAAAGAACCATTGATAAATCTCTTTCTTTTTAAAAATCGCAATTATTCTGTGCAGAGTGTCGGAATACTTCTTGTCCAGATGGGGATATCCGGAGTGCTGGTGATTATGCCGTTCTATCTTGAGATTGTCAGGGCTATTCCACCAGATACAACCGGTCTTATTGTCCTTGCCCTGCCGGTCGGCATGATCCTGACCGCACCGATATCTGGGAAAATGGCAGATGTCATCGGGACAAAAAAACCTATTCTGGTTGGGTTTTCACTCTGTGCAATCGCCCAGTTTTTCCTCTCCACAATCACTGCAGATACCAGGATTGGGTACATTGGGTTATATCTTATGCTGCTTGGTGCCGGGACTGGAATAGCATTCTCCCCGCTCACCACTGCACTGATGAATGAGTCATCGGTATCTGACCGGGCGGCAACATCAGGTCTCCTGCGGGTAATGAGTAATCTGGGGTCAACACTTGGTGTTGCTGCAGTCATATTCATTGCAATTCTTGCAGCAGGACCAAAGATTGCAGAGGTCTCTTCTCATCTCATTCCACCATCAGATCTGGTTTTTGCCTTTGATTTTGCATTCCTGTTTGGTATGCTCATATCATTTGCCGGGTTATTCCTCATGTTGCTCGTGACGCCTTCCGAAGGAACGGCACATCAGTAA